From Lolium perenne isolate Kyuss_39 chromosome 5, Kyuss_2.0, whole genome shotgun sequence, a single genomic window includes:
- the LOC127300585 gene encoding bifunctional aspartokinase/homoserine dehydrogenase 2, chloroplastic isoform X1 has product MRSLAVASHVSPFAAARRRPRSSASARDAVSQCVKCERNQDRPLLGALRIGYSQGSSQRHGSKNLFTPAAAAVSVEQIEVSTYLPKGDMWSVHKFGGTCMGTPQRIQNVADVVLGDSSERKLIIVSAMSKVTDMMYNLVHKAQSRDDSYTEAVDKVFEKHMSAAKELLDGEDLARFLSQLHSDISNLRAMLRAIYIAGHATESFSEFVVGHGELWSSQMLCYAIQKSGASCSWMDTREVLVVKPSGPDMVDPDYVESEKRLQKWFSRQPADIIIATGFIASTPENIPTTLKRDGSDFSAAIIGSLVRAGQVTIWTDVDGVFSADPRKVSEAVILSTLSYQEAWEMSYFGANVLHPRTIIPVMKDNIPIVIRNMFDLSAPGTVICKQPANEDADLDACVKSFATIDKLALVNVEGTGMAGVPGTANAIFSAVKDVGANVIMISQASSEHSICFAVPEKEVAAVSAALHARFREALAAGRLSKVEVIQGCSILAAVGLRMASTPGVSAILFDALAKANINVRAIAQGCSEYNITVVLKQEDCVRALRAAHSRFFLSKTTLAVGIIGPGLIGATLLNQLREQVAVLKENMNIDVRVIGITGASRMLLSDTGVELTSWKENLQQEAKPADLANFVRHLSENHVFPNKVLVDCTADADVASHYYDWLKKGIHVITPNKKANSGPLDQYLKLRTLQRASYTHYFYEATVGAGLPIISTLRGLLETGDKILRIEGIFSGTLSYIFNNFEGSRSFSDVVTEAKEAGYTEPDPRDDLSGTDVARKVIILARESGLRLELSDIPVESLVPEALKSCLSADEYMQKLPSFDQDWATQRHDAEAAGEVLRYVGVVDVLNKKGRVELKRYKRDHPFAQLSGSDNIIAFTTSRYKEEQPLIVRGPGAGAEVTAGGVFCDILRLASYLGAPS; this is encoded by the exons atGCGGTCCCTCGCCGTCGCGAGCCACGTCTCGCCATTTGCCGCCGCGAGACGCCGGCcccgctcctccgcctccgccaG GGATGCAGTTTCACAATGTGTCAAGTGTGAGAGAAATCAGGACCGACCTTTGTTGGGAGCTCTAAG GATAGGTTACTCTCAAGGAAGTTCGCAAAGACATGGTTCCAAGAATCTCTTCACACCAGCAGCTG CAGCAGTTTCAGTTGAGCAAATTGAAGTCAGTACTTATCTCCCAAAAGGTGATATGTGGTCTGTGCACaagtttggtggcacttgcatggGAACACCTCAGAGAATTCAGAATGTTGCTGATGTAGTTCTTGGTGACTCCTCCGAGAGAAAGCTGATCATTGTATCTGCAATGTCCAAAGTTACTGACATGATGTACAATCTCGTGCATAAGGCTCAGTCAAGGGACGATTCTTACACAGAAGCAGTGGATAAAGTTTTTGAGAAGCATATGTCTGCAGCGAAGGAACTTCTAGATGGAGAAGATCTTGCAAGATTCTTGTCTCAGTTGCATTCCGACATCAGTAACCTGAGAGCAATGCTTCGTGCCATTTATATAG CTGGACATGCAACAGAATCTTTCTCTGAATTCGTTGTTGGGCATGGAGAGTTGTGGTCATCTCAGATGCTATGCTATGCTATACAGAAG TCTGGAGCATCTTGTAGTTGGATGGATACAAGAGAAGTTCTAGTTGTAAAACCTAGTGGTCCTGACATGGTAGATCCTGATTATGTGGAATCTGAGAAGCGACTCCAGAAATGGTTTTCGCGCCAACCCGCTGACATAATAATTGCTACTGGCTTTATTGCGAGTACCCCTGAAAACATCCCTACTACTCTGAAAAGGGACGGAAGCGATTTCTCAGCAGCAATAATTGGTTCTCTTGTTAGGGCAGGCCAGGTCACTATCTGGACTGATGTTGACGGGGTATTTAGTGCCGATCCGAGAAAAG TCAGCGAGGCTGTGATCTTAAGCACATTATCGTACCAGGAGGCCTGGGAAATG TCATATTTTGGGGCAAATGTATTGCATCCCCGGACCATTATACCTGTGATGAAAGACAATATTCCCATTGTCATTAGGAACATGTTCGATCTCTCTGCCCCTGGAACCGTGATTTGCAAGCAACCTGCTAATGAAGATGCTGATTTGGATGCTTGTGTCAAATCATTTGCCACTATAGATAAATTAGCCCTTGTTAATGTTGAAGG AACTGGAATGGCTGGTGTTCCAGGTACAGCAAATGCCATATTTAGTGCTGTCAAAGATGTTGGAGCTAACGTCATCATGATATCTCAG GCTAGCAGTGAACACTCGATATGCTTTGCTGTTCCAGAAAAGGAAGTTGCAGCAGTCTCTGCAGCTTTGCATGCTAGGTTTCGCGAGGCATTAGCAGCAGGAAGGCTATCTAAG GTTGAAGTCATTCAGGGTTGCAGCATTCTTGCTGCTGTTGGACTGAGAATGGCAAGTACTCCTGGAGTCAGTGCAATCCTTTTTGATGCGCTAGCAAAG GCAAACATTAATGTACGAGCTATAGCTCAAGGTTGCAGCGAGTACAATATTACTGTTGTGTTGAAGCAAGAAGATTGTGTCAGGGCTCTCAGAGCTGCGCACTCGAGGTTCTTCCTCTCAAAAACCACACTTGCTGTTGGGATAATTGGACCTGGTTTGATTGGGGCAACACTCCTTAACCAGCTTAGGGAACAG GTAGCAGTTCTCAAGGAAAATATGAACATTGATGTGCGTGTCATCGGAATAACTGGTGCAAGCAGGATGCTTTTGAGTGACAC AGGGGTCGAGCTAACCAGTTGGAAAGAAAATCTACAACAGGAAGCAAAACCCGCTGATCTTGCTAATTTTGTTCGCCATTTGTCTGAGAACCATGTGTTTCCAAACAAAGTATTGGTGGACTGCACAGCAGACGCAGATGTGGCCTCTCACTACTATGATTGGTTGAAGAAGGGTATCCATGTCATCACGCCAAACAAAAAGGCAAATTCTGGGCCACTTGATCAG TATCTGAAGCTAAGAACCCTACAGCGTGCATCATATACTCATTACTTTTATGAAGCAACTGTTGGTGCGGGCCTCCCAATCATTAGCACCCTGCGAGGTCTTCTGGAAACAGGCGACAAGATATTGCGTATTGAAGGCATTTTCAG TGGAACTTTGAGTTATATTTTCAACAATTTTGAAGGATCAAGAAGTTTTAGTGATGTTGTTACTGAAGCAAAAGAAGCTGGGTACACAGAGCCAGACCCAAGAGATGATCTATCTGGAACAGATGTTGCCAGAAAG GTCATTATCCTTGCTAGGGAATCTGGTTTGAGACTTGAGCTTTCGGATATCCCTGTAGAGAGCCTTGTTCCAGAAGCGCTTAAG TCATGCTTGTCGGCAGATGAATATATGCAAAAGCTACCATCGTTTGATCAGGATTGGGCCACACAACGCCATGATGCTGAGGCTGCAGGCGAA GTACTGCGGTACGTTGGAGTCGTGGACGTGCTGAACAAGAAGGGACGAGTAGAGCTGAAGAGGTACAAGAGGGACCACCCATTCGCCCAGCTATCTGGTTCCGACAACATTATCGCTTTCACCACCTCAAGGTACAAGGAGGAGCAGCCGCTGATAGTGCGAGGGCCGGGTGCAGGTGCGGAGGTGACTGCTGGAGGTGTCTTCTGTGACATCCTGCGTCTAGCGTCCTACCTCGGCGCTCCCTCGTAG
- the LOC127300585 gene encoding bifunctional aspartokinase/homoserine dehydrogenase 2, chloroplastic isoform X2 codes for MRSLAVASHVSPFAAARRRPRSSASARDAVSQCVKCERNQDRPLLGALRIGYSQGSSQRHGSKNLFTPAAAVSVEQIEVSTYLPKGDMWSVHKFGGTCMGTPQRIQNVADVVLGDSSERKLIIVSAMSKVTDMMYNLVHKAQSRDDSYTEAVDKVFEKHMSAAKELLDGEDLARFLSQLHSDISNLRAMLRAIYIAGHATESFSEFVVGHGELWSSQMLCYAIQKSGASCSWMDTREVLVVKPSGPDMVDPDYVESEKRLQKWFSRQPADIIIATGFIASTPENIPTTLKRDGSDFSAAIIGSLVRAGQVTIWTDVDGVFSADPRKVSEAVILSTLSYQEAWEMSYFGANVLHPRTIIPVMKDNIPIVIRNMFDLSAPGTVICKQPANEDADLDACVKSFATIDKLALVNVEGTGMAGVPGTANAIFSAVKDVGANVIMISQASSEHSICFAVPEKEVAAVSAALHARFREALAAGRLSKVEVIQGCSILAAVGLRMASTPGVSAILFDALAKANINVRAIAQGCSEYNITVVLKQEDCVRALRAAHSRFFLSKTTLAVGIIGPGLIGATLLNQLREQVAVLKENMNIDVRVIGITGASRMLLSDTGVELTSWKENLQQEAKPADLANFVRHLSENHVFPNKVLVDCTADADVASHYYDWLKKGIHVITPNKKANSGPLDQYLKLRTLQRASYTHYFYEATVGAGLPIISTLRGLLETGDKILRIEGIFSGTLSYIFNNFEGSRSFSDVVTEAKEAGYTEPDPRDDLSGTDVARKVIILARESGLRLELSDIPVESLVPEALKSCLSADEYMQKLPSFDQDWATQRHDAEAAGEVLRYVGVVDVLNKKGRVELKRYKRDHPFAQLSGSDNIIAFTTSRYKEEQPLIVRGPGAGAEVTAGGVFCDILRLASYLGAPS; via the exons atGCGGTCCCTCGCCGTCGCGAGCCACGTCTCGCCATTTGCCGCCGCGAGACGCCGGCcccgctcctccgcctccgccaG GGATGCAGTTTCACAATGTGTCAAGTGTGAGAGAAATCAGGACCGACCTTTGTTGGGAGCTCTAAG GATAGGTTACTCTCAAGGAAGTTCGCAAAGACATGGTTCCAAGAATCTCTTCACACCAGCAGCTG CAGTTTCAGTTGAGCAAATTGAAGTCAGTACTTATCTCCCAAAAGGTGATATGTGGTCTGTGCACaagtttggtggcacttgcatggGAACACCTCAGAGAATTCAGAATGTTGCTGATGTAGTTCTTGGTGACTCCTCCGAGAGAAAGCTGATCATTGTATCTGCAATGTCCAAAGTTACTGACATGATGTACAATCTCGTGCATAAGGCTCAGTCAAGGGACGATTCTTACACAGAAGCAGTGGATAAAGTTTTTGAGAAGCATATGTCTGCAGCGAAGGAACTTCTAGATGGAGAAGATCTTGCAAGATTCTTGTCTCAGTTGCATTCCGACATCAGTAACCTGAGAGCAATGCTTCGTGCCATTTATATAG CTGGACATGCAACAGAATCTTTCTCTGAATTCGTTGTTGGGCATGGAGAGTTGTGGTCATCTCAGATGCTATGCTATGCTATACAGAAG TCTGGAGCATCTTGTAGTTGGATGGATACAAGAGAAGTTCTAGTTGTAAAACCTAGTGGTCCTGACATGGTAGATCCTGATTATGTGGAATCTGAGAAGCGACTCCAGAAATGGTTTTCGCGCCAACCCGCTGACATAATAATTGCTACTGGCTTTATTGCGAGTACCCCTGAAAACATCCCTACTACTCTGAAAAGGGACGGAAGCGATTTCTCAGCAGCAATAATTGGTTCTCTTGTTAGGGCAGGCCAGGTCACTATCTGGACTGATGTTGACGGGGTATTTAGTGCCGATCCGAGAAAAG TCAGCGAGGCTGTGATCTTAAGCACATTATCGTACCAGGAGGCCTGGGAAATG TCATATTTTGGGGCAAATGTATTGCATCCCCGGACCATTATACCTGTGATGAAAGACAATATTCCCATTGTCATTAGGAACATGTTCGATCTCTCTGCCCCTGGAACCGTGATTTGCAAGCAACCTGCTAATGAAGATGCTGATTTGGATGCTTGTGTCAAATCATTTGCCACTATAGATAAATTAGCCCTTGTTAATGTTGAAGG AACTGGAATGGCTGGTGTTCCAGGTACAGCAAATGCCATATTTAGTGCTGTCAAAGATGTTGGAGCTAACGTCATCATGATATCTCAG GCTAGCAGTGAACACTCGATATGCTTTGCTGTTCCAGAAAAGGAAGTTGCAGCAGTCTCTGCAGCTTTGCATGCTAGGTTTCGCGAGGCATTAGCAGCAGGAAGGCTATCTAAG GTTGAAGTCATTCAGGGTTGCAGCATTCTTGCTGCTGTTGGACTGAGAATGGCAAGTACTCCTGGAGTCAGTGCAATCCTTTTTGATGCGCTAGCAAAG GCAAACATTAATGTACGAGCTATAGCTCAAGGTTGCAGCGAGTACAATATTACTGTTGTGTTGAAGCAAGAAGATTGTGTCAGGGCTCTCAGAGCTGCGCACTCGAGGTTCTTCCTCTCAAAAACCACACTTGCTGTTGGGATAATTGGACCTGGTTTGATTGGGGCAACACTCCTTAACCAGCTTAGGGAACAG GTAGCAGTTCTCAAGGAAAATATGAACATTGATGTGCGTGTCATCGGAATAACTGGTGCAAGCAGGATGCTTTTGAGTGACAC AGGGGTCGAGCTAACCAGTTGGAAAGAAAATCTACAACAGGAAGCAAAACCCGCTGATCTTGCTAATTTTGTTCGCCATTTGTCTGAGAACCATGTGTTTCCAAACAAAGTATTGGTGGACTGCACAGCAGACGCAGATGTGGCCTCTCACTACTATGATTGGTTGAAGAAGGGTATCCATGTCATCACGCCAAACAAAAAGGCAAATTCTGGGCCACTTGATCAG TATCTGAAGCTAAGAACCCTACAGCGTGCATCATATACTCATTACTTTTATGAAGCAACTGTTGGTGCGGGCCTCCCAATCATTAGCACCCTGCGAGGTCTTCTGGAAACAGGCGACAAGATATTGCGTATTGAAGGCATTTTCAG TGGAACTTTGAGTTATATTTTCAACAATTTTGAAGGATCAAGAAGTTTTAGTGATGTTGTTACTGAAGCAAAAGAAGCTGGGTACACAGAGCCAGACCCAAGAGATGATCTATCTGGAACAGATGTTGCCAGAAAG GTCATTATCCTTGCTAGGGAATCTGGTTTGAGACTTGAGCTTTCGGATATCCCTGTAGAGAGCCTTGTTCCAGAAGCGCTTAAG TCATGCTTGTCGGCAGATGAATATATGCAAAAGCTACCATCGTTTGATCAGGATTGGGCCACACAACGCCATGATGCTGAGGCTGCAGGCGAA GTACTGCGGTACGTTGGAGTCGTGGACGTGCTGAACAAGAAGGGACGAGTAGAGCTGAAGAGGTACAAGAGGGACCACCCATTCGCCCAGCTATCTGGTTCCGACAACATTATCGCTTTCACCACCTCAAGGTACAAGGAGGAGCAGCCGCTGATAGTGCGAGGGCCGGGTGCAGGTGCGGAGGTGACTGCTGGAGGTGTCTTCTGTGACATCCTGCGTCTAGCGTCCTACCTCGGCGCTCCCTCGTAG
- the LOC127300586 gene encoding pseudouridine-5'-phosphate glycosidase, which produces MSTAPSPVGVAVSAEVEAALASGGAVVALESTIISHGMPYPKNLQTAMEVEAIVRENGAVPATIAILDGVPHVGLNSQQLKRLAISGTQFQKTARRDIAQVVASGGNGATTVSATMFFAHKVGIPIFVTGGIGGVHRHGEKTMDISSDLTELGKTPVAVISAGVKSILDISRTLEYLETQGVTVAAYQTNEFPAFFTDTSGCKAPCRVDSPEECAKIIDANKNMHLESGILIAVPIPKQHAASGKIIESAIQQALKEADDKKITGNAITPFILDRVKVLTGGSSLEANIALVKNNALTGARIAVALSDLRKRATKRSMRSAL; this is translated from the exons ATGTCGACGGCGCCGTCGCCGGTGGGAGTAGCGGtgtcggcggaggtggaggccgcGCTCGCGAGCGGAGGGGCGGTCGTAGCGCTCGAGTCCACCATCATCTCCCACG GCATGCCCTACCCGAAGAACCTGCagacggccatggaggtggaggccATCGTCAGGGAGAACGGCGCCGTCCCTGCCACCATAGCCATTCTCGATGGCGTGCCGCATGTTG GGCTTAACAGCCAACAGCTCAAGAGACTGGCGATAAGCGGAACACAGTTTCAGAAGACAGCACGCAGGGATATCGCACAAGTT GTTGCCTCTGGTGGCAATGGAGCTACGACGGTTTCTGCCACTATGTTTTTTGCTCATAAG GTAGGAATACCAATTTTTGTGACTGGAGGGATCGGAGGCGTGCACAGACACGGTGAAAAGA CCATGGACATCTCCTCTGACTTAACTGAACTTGGGAAAACTCCGGTAGCTGTTATTTCAGCCGGTGTAAAGTCCATTTTGGACATATCACGGACACTCGAGTACTTG GAAACTCAAGGGGTAACAGTTGCTGCTTACCAAACCAACGAATTTCCTGCTTTCTTCACGGACACTAGTGGATGTAAG GCACCATGCCGCGTTGATTCCCCAGAAGAGTGCGCCAAGATAATAG ATGCAAACAAGAATATGCATCTCGAATCTGGGATTCTCATTGCAGTGCCAATTCCTAAGCAGCATGCAGCTTCAGGAAAAATTATAGAGTCTGCAATACAGCAAGCCCTTAAGGAAGCAGA TGATAAAAAGATAACAGGAAATGCAATCACCCCCTTCATCCTTGACAGAGTGAAAGTACTAACTGGAGGATCTTCGTTGGAAGCCA ATATTGCACTTGTAAAGAACAATGCTCTTACTGGCGCTCGAATTGCTGTAGCCCTTTCTGATCTCCGGAAGAGAGCAACAAAAC GGTCTATGAGGTCTGCACTATGA
- the LOC127304931 gene encoding large ribosomal subunit protein uL2-like: MGRVIRAQRKGAAGAVFKSHTHHRKGPARFRALDFGERQGYLRGVVTDIVHDPGRGAPLARVTFRDPVRYKHRKELFVAAEGMYTGQSLYCGRRATVAIGNVLPLGVLPEGAVVCNVEQHVGDRGALARASGDYAIVISHNSENGTTRIKLPSGAKKVVQSGCRAMIGQVAGGGRTEKPLLKAGNAYHKFRVKRNCWPKVRGVAMNPVEHPHGGGNHQHIGHASTVRKDAPPGQKVGLRGARRTGRLRGQAAVNAAKAV; the protein is encoded by the exons ATGGGTCGCGTGATCAGGGCGCAGCGCAAGGGCGCGGCGGGCGCCGTGTTCAAGTCCCACACGCACCACCGCAAGGGCCCCGCCCGCTTCCGCGCGCTCGACTTCGGCGAGCGCCAGGGCTACCTCCGCGGCGTGGTCACCGACATCGTGCACGACCCCGGCCGCGGCGCGCCGCTCGCCCGCGTCACCTTCCGCGACCCCGTCCGCTACAAGCACCGCAAGGAGCTCTTCGTCGCCGCCGAGGGCATGTACACGGGCCAGTCGCTCTACTGCGGCCGCCGCGCCACCGTCGCCATCGGCAACGTGCTCCCGCTCGGCGTCCTCCCCGAGGGCGCCGTCGTCTGCAACGTCGAGCAGCACGTCGGCGACCGCGGCGCGCTCGCGCGGGCGTCCGGCGACTACGCCATCGTCATCAGCCACAACTCCGAGAACGGCACCACCAG GATCAAGCTGCCGTCCGGGGCGAAGAAGGTGGTGCAGAGCGGGTGCAGGGCGATGATCGGGCAGGTGGCCGGCGGCGGGAGGACGGAGAAGCCGCTGCTCAAGGCGGGCAACGCCTACCACAAGTTCAGGGTCAAGAGGAACTGCTGGCCCAAGGTGCGGGGTGTGGCCATGAACCCCGTCGAGCACCCGCACGGAGGAGGAAACCACCAGCACATCGGCCACGCCTCCACGGTCCGCAAGGACGCGCCGCCCGGCCAGAAGGTCGGTCTCCGTGGTGCGAGGAGGACCGGAAGGCTCAGGGGACAGGCCGCAGTCAACGCCGCCAAGGCCGTCTAG